The genomic DNA ACCTCCTCACCGGAGGGGAGTGCGACCGTTCTGGCCGATTCCGCAGACATCTCGTGCCTCCCGTCTGCCGCGGATCCGTGTCACGCGCACCCGCACCGAGTGCCCAGGTCCGCGCCTCCCAGACAACCGGGGCCGCATGCGCCGCAGGGAGGTCAGGAGGGGCGAGCGGACTGCGCCGAGAGCGTGCCGGGACCGGGTGCGCGGTCGCGCAACGCGACGGCGACCGACACAACGGCGCCACAGGAGAGGACCGCCGCGAAGCCGATCATCGCGGTCTGTACGGCGAAATGCCGCAGGGCGATGCTGAACAGGACGGAGGGTAGGCCCATTCCGAGGTACGCGACGACGAAGAACACGGCGAGGACCCCGGCGCGTGAGGCGGGCTCGGCCACTGAAACGGCACGTTCGAGGCCTCCCTTGAACAGCAGCCCGGAGCCGGCTCCCGACAGGGACACGGCGACCAGGTAGAGCCAGAGCGCCGGGTGGTAGAGGGCGACGGCGCACAGGACCAGGCCGACCGGGAAGACCACCGCCCCCACGGTCAGGACCCGGGGCAGTGGGAGGCGGCCCAGCACCAGCTGGGCGGCCGCCGCGGAACCGAACATGAGGAAGGCCGCCAGGCCGACCACGAGGTGCGAGTCGGTGTGCAGGGTGCCGTGAAGCACGCTCGCCCCGAGGGAGGAGATCAGGCCGAGGATCGCGAAGGCGAAGGCGCCCAGCGCGCCGGCCGCGCCGAACGCCCGCCAGCCGCCGGGGCGCAGGACGAACCTGCTGGGCGGTTCGGCCGCGGGCAGCTCCAGGTCCACGGTCTCCGGGGTGGACAGCACCAGCGCCAGGCACACCGCCATGGCGAGCGTGAAGATCGCCTGGGTGGTGATCAGGGGCGTGGGAAGCCACTCGGCGGCGGCTCCGGCGACCAGGGGCCCTGAGGCCAGACCGCCGAGGTTGGCGGCGGTGGCCACGATGCCGGGCAGCACCGAACCCGTCCGTTCCGGACGGGCCTCGTGGTGGAGGTCGTGCAGGTACGTCGTCGCGGTCGAGGCCATCAGCCCCAGTCCGACACCGTTCAGGATCCTGCCCGCGATCAGCCCCGGCAGGTCTCGCCACACGATCAGTACGACCGACGCGACGATGCCGACCAGCAGCGCCGGGACGATGATGCGCCGCCGGCCGAGCCGGTCCGACAGGTGTCCCAGTCCGAGGAAGGCGGCCGCCGCACCCACGACCATCGAGGCGTACGCCACCGTGACCGTGGTCGCGCCGAAGTGGTCCCGGGCCTCGTACAGCGGCCACAGCGGGGTCGGCGCGGTGCCGAAGGCCATCAGCACGGTGAAGGCCACCGCCACGAACCAGAAGCCGGTCGTGTGCGAGGCACGGCGCCGGGCGGGGGCGCGGGGCGGCAGGCCGGCGGGAGCGGGTGCTGGGATCCGGTGGGTCGGGTCGTCGGGAGCGTCGGCGGTGGGACGGCTCAGCGGCGTCGGAACGGCA from Streptomyces avermitilis MA-4680 = NBRC 14893 includes the following:
- a CDS encoding MFS transporter is translated as MAFTVLMAFGTAPTPLWPLYEARDHFGATTVTVAYASMVVGAAAAFLGLGHLSDRLGRRRIIVPALLVGIVASVVLIVWRDLPGLIAGRILNGVGLGLMASTATTYLHDLHHEARPERTGSVLPGIVATAANLGGLASGPLVAGAAAEWLPTPLITTQAIFTLAMAVCLALVLSTPETVDLELPAAEPPSRFVLRPGGWRAFGAAGALGAFAFAILGLISSLGASVLHGTLHTDSHLVVGLAAFLMFGSAAAAQLVLGRLPLPRVLTVGAVVFPVGLVLCAVALYHPALWLYLVAVSLSGAGSGLLFKGGLERAVSVAEPASRAGVLAVFFVVAYLGMGLPSVLFSIALRHFAVQTAMIGFAAVLSCGAVVSVAVALRDRAPGPGTLSAQSARPS